The Prochlorococcus sp. MIT 1300 genome has a window encoding:
- a CDS encoding acyl-CoA thioesterase — protein sequence MDSKHQIDWLSFRRDVRFGDSDGAGVVHFHQLFRWAHESWEESLQKYGLSSSNIFPCLSNKPEGLKVSLPIIHCHADFRHPIQAGDQLIVDLRPEKLDKSCFGVQTKFCIEEKLVAEVVLRHVAIDSKTRHRSTLPHEIDLWLEASSLFDGPRPV from the coding sequence GTGGATTCAAAACATCAAATTGATTGGTTGAGTTTTCGAAGGGATGTTCGCTTTGGCGATAGCGATGGGGCAGGTGTAGTTCATTTTCACCAACTTTTCCGTTGGGCACATGAGTCCTGGGAAGAGAGCCTTCAAAAGTATGGTTTATCCTCAAGTAATATCTTTCCTTGCTTAAGTAACAAACCTGAAGGATTAAAAGTCAGCCTTCCAATTATTCATTGTCATGCAGACTTTCGACATCCAATTCAAGCTGGTGACCAGTTGATTGTGGATTTGAGACCTGAGAAATTAGATAAAAGTTGTTTTGGAGTTCAAACAAAGTTTTGCATAGAAGAGAAATTAGTTGCGGAGGTTGTTCTTCGCCATGTGGCTATTGATAGCAAGACAAGACATAGGTCTACTTTGCCCCATGAGATTGACCTTTGGCTGGAAGCATCATCCTTATTCGATGGGCCTAGACCGGTT
- a CDS encoding NAD(P)H-quinone oxidoreductase subunit H, producing MTQLETRTEPMVVNFGPHHPSMHGVLRLVVTLDGEDVVDCEPVIGYLHRGMEKIAENRTNVMFVPYVSRMDYAAGMFYEAIVVNAPERLANIPVPKRASYIRVLMLELNRIANHLLWLGPFLADVGAQTPFFYIFREREMIYDLWEAATGQRLINNNYFRIGGVACDLPWGWLEKCKDFCDWFGPKIDEYEKLITNNPIFRRRIEGLGTITTEQAINWSLSGPMLRASGVPWDLRKVDHYECYDDFDWDVAIANEGDCYARYRVRMEEMRQSLKILRQACEMIPGGSTENLEARRIAEGKKSIFSEFDYQYVAKKVAPTFKIPNGELYTRLESGKGEIGVFLQGNNDVTPWRFKIRAADLNNLQILPHILKGNKVADIMAILGSIDVIMGSVDR from the coding sequence GGTGGTGACTCTTGATGGGGAAGATGTGGTTGATTGCGAACCTGTAATTGGCTATCTCCATAGAGGGATGGAAAAAATTGCCGAGAACAGAACAAATGTAATGTTTGTGCCATATGTGAGCCGTATGGACTATGCGGCAGGCATGTTTTATGAGGCGATAGTAGTCAATGCTCCGGAACGACTGGCAAATATTCCTGTGCCTAAACGAGCTAGTTATATCCGAGTACTGATGCTTGAGTTAAATAGGATTGCTAATCATTTGCTATGGCTAGGTCCTTTTTTGGCGGATGTTGGTGCTCAAACTCCATTCTTTTATATTTTTCGAGAAAGGGAAATGATCTATGATCTTTGGGAGGCAGCGACTGGCCAAAGGTTAATTAACAATAACTATTTTCGGATAGGTGGAGTTGCTTGTGACCTCCCTTGGGGTTGGCTAGAAAAATGTAAGGACTTTTGTGATTGGTTTGGGCCAAAGATTGATGAGTATGAAAAGTTAATTACTAATAATCCAATATTTCGAAGGCGTATTGAGGGTTTAGGCACTATTACTACTGAACAAGCTATCAACTGGAGCTTGTCAGGACCAATGCTTAGAGCCTCTGGTGTGCCCTGGGACCTAAGAAAAGTAGACCACTATGAGTGTTATGACGACTTTGACTGGGATGTTGCTATTGCAAATGAAGGAGATTGTTATGCCAGATACCGAGTAAGAATGGAAGAAATGCGCCAATCTTTAAAGATTCTCCGTCAAGCTTGTGAAATGATTCCTGGAGGATCTACTGAAAATCTGGAAGCTAGACGAATAGCAGAAGGAAAGAAAAGTATATTCTCAGAGTTTGATTATCAGTACGTAGCGAAAAAGGTTGCTCCCACTTTTAAAATTCCAAACGGAGAGCTTTATACTCGTTTGGAGTCGGGGAAAGGGGAGATAGGTGTCTTTTTACAGGGTAATAATGATGTTACTCCTTGGCGTTTTAAAATTCGCGCCGCAGATTTAAATAACTTGCAGATTCTCCCTCATATTTTGAAGGGTAATAAGGTGGCAGATATAATGGCAATACTGGGATCTATTGATGTGATAATGGGTTCAGTTGATCGTTGA